In Methylococcus geothermalis, one genomic interval encodes:
- the rsgA gene encoding ribosome small subunit-dependent GTPase A — translation MEEVREGRVVCHLGKGLAVEDENGHIVLCHTRRRLGDAAVGDRVRWEPCEGEQGRVLEILPRRSSLVRPAYGGRVRIVAANLDRVCVVLAPEPEPDWLLADQILAVCERRDIAALLVLNKTDLPGAPALDEALRDYESAGYGVFRISTRTGAGLDTLKQVLHTGCSMLSGQSGVGKSSLTNALLPDRNLRVGELSAHSGLGRHTTTSATLYHLPEGGELIDSPGVAVFGLAEMAPTELAQAYRDFRPYLGKCRFNDCRHVKDKGCAVREAVEAGTLASARYERYLKLLDRLGSAVEFSAG, via the coding sequence ATGGAGGAAGTCCGGGAGGGCCGGGTGGTCTGCCATCTCGGCAAGGGGCTGGCGGTGGAGGATGAAAACGGCCATATCGTGCTGTGCCACACCCGGCGCCGGCTGGGCGATGCCGCCGTCGGCGACCGGGTGCGGTGGGAGCCCTGTGAAGGCGAGCAGGGCCGGGTGCTGGAAATCCTGCCGCGCCGTTCGAGCCTGGTGAGGCCCGCTTACGGCGGGCGCGTGCGCATCGTTGCGGCCAATCTGGACCGGGTCTGCGTGGTCCTGGCGCCGGAACCCGAACCGGACTGGCTGCTCGCCGACCAGATCCTGGCGGTGTGCGAGCGCCGGGACATCGCGGCGCTCCTCGTCCTCAACAAGACCGATCTGCCGGGCGCGCCAGCGCTGGACGAGGCCCTGCGCGATTATGAGTCCGCCGGCTACGGCGTGTTCCGCATCAGCACACGGACCGGGGCGGGACTGGATACCCTGAAACAGGTCCTGCACACCGGCTGCAGCATGCTGAGCGGCCAGTCCGGCGTCGGAAAATCCTCCCTGACCAACGCGCTGCTGCCGGACCGGAATTTGCGGGTCGGCGAACTCTCCGCCCACAGCGGGCTGGGCCGCCATACCACCACGTCGGCGACGCTCTACCATTTGCCCGAGGGGGGAGAACTGATCGACAGTCCGGGCGTCGCCGTGTTCGGCCTGGCCGAAATGGCGCCTACGGAGCTCGCCCAGGCTTACCGCGATTTCCGGCCCTATCTCGGAAAATGCCGGTTCAACGACTGCCGCCATGTCAAGGACAAGGGATGTGCGGTGCGCGAAGCCGTTGAAGCCGGAACGCTCGCATCGGCCCGCTATGAACGCTACCTCAAGCTGCTGGATCGGCTCGGTTCGGCCGTGGAGTTCAGCGCCGGCTGA
- a CDS encoding SDR family oxidoreductase, which translates to MTRTVLIVGCGDIGSRVARLERAEGHGVSGLVRSAQTAARLAAQGIRPVAGDLDKPDSLAGLKGGWATLYYLAPPPASGADDPRLAALLDGLPARQLPDRVVYVSTSGVYGDCGGDWVGEDRPPHPQTGRSRRRRAAEEALTAWSRRHGVTAVILRVPGIYGPGRLPLDRLRAGVPVVREDESPYSNRIHADDLAEVCFAAGWRPAAEGVYNVSDGHPTTMTDYFYRVADRFGLPRPPAISLEEARRVLSPAMLSFLEESKRLDNGRMTRELRPKLFHPDLESGLAACFNASGPALPGISAR; encoded by the coding sequence GTGACGCGAACGGTCCTGATCGTCGGCTGCGGCGACATCGGCAGCCGGGTGGCCCGGCTGGAACGGGCCGAGGGGCATGGAGTTTCCGGCTTGGTGCGCTCGGCGCAAACGGCGGCACGGCTGGCGGCGCAGGGTATCCGCCCAGTCGCCGGCGATCTGGACAAACCCGATTCCTTGGCCGGCCTGAAGGGCGGTTGGGCCACACTGTATTATCTCGCCCCGCCGCCAGCATCGGGCGCCGACGATCCGCGGCTGGCGGCTTTGCTCGACGGCCTTCCGGCACGGCAACTGCCCGATAGGGTGGTTTATGTCAGCACCAGCGGCGTCTACGGCGACTGCGGCGGGGATTGGGTGGGGGAGGACCGTCCCCCCCATCCTCAAACCGGGCGCTCCCGTCGGCGCCGGGCGGCGGAGGAGGCGCTTACGGCGTGGAGCCGCCGGCACGGCGTCACTGCGGTGATCCTGCGGGTGCCCGGCATCTACGGGCCGGGACGCCTGCCGCTCGATCGCCTCCGCGCGGGGGTCCCCGTCGTACGCGAGGACGAGAGCCCCTATTCCAACCGCATCCATGCCGACGATCTGGCCGAGGTCTGTTTCGCCGCGGGCTGGCGGCCTGCAGCCGAAGGCGTCTACAACGTCAGCGACGGCCATCCCACCACCATGACCGATTATTTCTATCGGGTCGCCGACCGCTTCGGCTTGCCGCGGCCGCCCGCGATTTCCCTGGAGGAGGCCAGGCGCGTCTTGAGTCCAGCCATGCTGTCGTTTCTCGAAGAGTCCAAGCGGCTCGACAACGGCCGGATGACGAGGGAGTTGCGACCCAAGCTGTTTCATCCCGATCTGGAGAGCGGTCTGGCCGCTTGTTTCAACGCGTCAGGCCCAGCGCTTCCAGGTATTTCCGCGCGCTGA
- a CDS encoding glycosyltransferase translates to MSVSETSNPRRLAIFASFSGQGGVEKMIANLATGFLDAGIAVDLVLARAQGEHLDSIPAGVRIVKLNVRHTFTALPGLARYLREEKPDAILAAKDRAIRVALLARRLAGSNARLVGRLGTTVSAALKGKGRLRELAWFGGMRLFYPHMDAIVAVSQGVKDDILAITGLPSERVRVIRNPVITPALERQAALPCEHPWLNDPAVPAIVGMGRLTRQKGFPDLIAAFARLRQDRVCRLVIVGEGGDREKLERLAEELGVSGDVAFTGFLANPHALIARCRLFVLSSLWEGSPNALTEAMALGRPVVSTDCPSGPAELLDGGQYGPLVPVGDVEALAAAMVHALDHPLPPQMLRQAVSEYTAAISARKYLEALGLTR, encoded by the coding sequence ATGAGCGTTTCCGAAACGTCCAATCCTCGCCGCCTGGCCATCTTCGCCTCCTTCTCCGGCCAGGGCGGGGTGGAGAAGATGATCGCCAATCTAGCCACCGGGTTTCTCGACGCCGGTATCGCCGTGGATCTGGTGCTGGCGCGCGCCCAAGGGGAGCACCTGGATTCGATCCCGGCCGGCGTGCGCATCGTCAAGCTGAACGTCCGCCACACCTTCACCGCCCTGCCGGGTCTGGCCCGTTACCTCCGCGAGGAAAAACCGGACGCCATCCTCGCCGCCAAGGACCGCGCCATCCGGGTCGCCCTGCTTGCCCGCCGGCTGGCCGGCTCGAATGCCCGGCTGGTGGGACGGCTGGGCACGACGGTCTCGGCCGCCCTCAAAGGCAAGGGCCGGCTGAGGGAACTGGCCTGGTTCGGCGGCATGCGGCTGTTCTACCCGCACATGGACGCGATCGTCGCGGTCTCGCAAGGCGTGAAAGACGACATCCTCGCCATCACCGGACTGCCCTCCGAGCGGGTCCGGGTCATCCGCAATCCCGTCATCACCCCGGCACTGGAGCGGCAGGCCGCCCTCCCTTGCGAACACCCCTGGCTGAACGATCCGGCCGTCCCCGCCATCGTCGGCATGGGCCGGCTGACCCGTCAGAAGGGATTTCCCGATCTCATCGCCGCCTTCGCCCGGCTCCGCCAGGACCGCGTCTGCCGGCTCGTCATCGTCGGCGAGGGCGGAGACCGGGAAAAACTGGAGCGGCTGGCGGAGGAGCTCGGGGTGAGCGGAGACGTAGCCTTCACGGGCTTCCTGGCGAACCCGCATGCCTTGATCGCGCGCTGCCGCCTGTTCGTGCTGTCCTCGCTGTGGGAGGGCTCGCCGAACGCCCTGACCGAAGCGATGGCCCTGGGCCGGCCGGTGGTCTCGACCGACTGCCCCAGCGGCCCGGCCGAGCTGCTGGATGGCGGCCAATATGGGCCGCTGGTGCCGGTCGGCGATGTCGAAGCGCTGGCCGCGGCCATGGTGCATGCGCTGGATCACCCCCTGCCGCCGCAGATGCTGCGGCAGGCCGTGTCCGAATACACGGCGGCCATCAGCGCGCGGAAATACCTGGAAGCGCTGGGCCTGACGCGTTGA
- the asnB gene encoding asparagine synthase (glutamine-hydrolyzing), giving the protein MCGIAGLFNTRTPVDGIRLENAVAKLAHRGPDDRGVFLDGRFGMGHTRLSIIDLAGGHQPLFSEDHKLALIANGEIYNFVELRAELEALGQRFQTHSDSEVILHAYRAFGDGFLDRIQGMFAFALYDAAGGRLILARDRLGIKPLFLAQRPDGIAFASELKALLPLLDRPPEIDPEGLAQYFQNQFSTGATTVLQGVERVLPGEAVVVEAGQMSRRFRYWSPLSVRTENLSFDEAALRFDTLIERVMVEHMRSDVPFGLFLSGGVDSSLLLALLSRYADQPIRTFSVGFPGTSLTDELPLAQAIAQRFGSRHREIRPDPKDIFHSLPLTVWAADELMRDNANLPTSLLARAASEELKVVFSGEGGDEVFAGYGRYRTSPIERMFKGLLAPGSGGFRTRGSFRGRWPKTLFGPALLAASQHARRPVLESWRETPRQWSDLQRMQYVDLRHALPDNLLVKADRMLMAWGVEGRVPFLDHRIVEFGLGLPDRLKVEGRQGKLFLKRWGERLVPAEQLYARKRGFHVPLGEWLDEPFLKRLNQILPEHPALAPWLKPDGIRTLIAGCRDERQGSSMLWAVIQFAIWHRLFISGTGERPAALADPLDILQG; this is encoded by the coding sequence ATGTGCGGCATCGCCGGCCTGTTCAACACCCGCACGCCCGTCGACGGAATCCGTCTCGAAAACGCGGTAGCCAAGCTGGCCCACCGCGGCCCCGACGACCGGGGCGTGTTCCTCGACGGCCGCTTCGGCATGGGACACACGCGCCTCTCGATCATCGACCTGGCGGGCGGCCACCAGCCGCTGTTTTCCGAAGACCACAAGCTGGCGCTGATCGCCAACGGCGAAATCTACAACTTCGTCGAACTGCGCGCGGAGCTGGAGGCTTTGGGCCAGCGCTTCCAGACCCATTCGGATTCGGAAGTCATCCTCCACGCCTATCGCGCCTTCGGCGACGGCTTTTTGGATCGCATCCAAGGCATGTTCGCCTTCGCGCTGTACGATGCCGCCGGGGGACGGCTGATCCTGGCCCGCGACCGTTTAGGGATAAAGCCGCTGTTCCTGGCGCAACGTCCAGACGGCATCGCTTTCGCCTCCGAGCTCAAGGCCCTGCTGCCGCTGCTCGACCGGCCGCCCGAAATCGATCCGGAGGGGCTGGCCCAGTATTTCCAGAACCAGTTTTCCACCGGCGCCACGACGGTCCTGCAAGGGGTGGAGCGGGTGCTGCCCGGCGAGGCCGTGGTCGTCGAAGCCGGACAAATGTCCCGCCGCTTCCGCTACTGGTCGCCCTTGAGCGTACGCACCGAAAACCTTTCCTTCGACGAAGCAGCGCTACGCTTCGATACGCTGATCGAACGGGTGATGGTCGAACACATGCGCTCGGACGTGCCGTTCGGGCTGTTTTTGTCCGGCGGCGTCGACTCCTCCCTGCTGCTCGCCCTGCTGAGCCGCTACGCCGACCAGCCCATCCGCACCTTCTCGGTCGGTTTTCCCGGCACCTCGTTGACCGACGAGTTGCCTCTGGCCCAAGCCATCGCCCAGCGTTTCGGCAGCCGCCACCGCGAGATCCGGCCCGACCCGAAAGACATCTTCCACAGCCTGCCGCTGACCGTGTGGGCAGCGGACGAGCTGATGCGCGACAACGCCAACCTGCCGACCTCGCTGCTGGCCCGAGCTGCGAGCGAAGAACTGAAAGTGGTGTTCTCCGGCGAAGGCGGCGACGAGGTGTTCGCCGGCTACGGCCGTTACCGGACCTCACCCATCGAGCGCATGTTCAAGGGCCTGCTGGCGCCCGGCTCCGGCGGCTTCCGCACCCGCGGCAGCTTCCGCGGACGCTGGCCGAAGACGCTGTTCGGCCCTGCGCTCCTGGCCGCCTCGCAACACGCCCGGCGGCCGGTGCTGGAGTCCTGGCGGGAGACACCACGCCAATGGAGCGATCTGCAGCGGATGCAGTACGTCGACCTCCGCCACGCGCTGCCCGACAACCTGCTGGTCAAAGCCGACCGCATGTTGATGGCCTGGGGTGTGGAGGGACGGGTGCCGTTCCTGGACCACCGCATCGTCGAATTCGGCCTGGGCCTGCCCGACCGGCTCAAGGTCGAGGGACGCCAGGGCAAGCTGTTCCTCAAGCGCTGGGGTGAGCGGCTGGTACCGGCGGAGCAGCTCTATGCCAGAAAGCGGGGCTTCCACGTCCCTCTCGGCGAGTGGCTGGACGAGCCTTTCCTCAAACGGCTGAACCAGATCCTGCCGGAGCACCCGGCACTCGCCCCCTGGCTTAAGCCCGACGGCATCCGCACGCTGATCGCCGGCTGCCGCGACGAGCGCCAGGGCAGCAGCATGCTCTGGGCCGTGATCCAGTTCGCGATCTGGCACCGGCTGTTCATTTCGGGCACAGGAGAGCGGCCGGCGGCCCTGGCCGACCCCTTGGACATCCTGCAGGGCTGA
- the fusA gene encoding elongation factor G, producing MTDLSRYRNIGIFAHVDAGKTTTTERILKLTGKIHKIGEVHDGAATTDFMEQEQERGITIQSAATTCFWKDHRFNIIDTPGHVDFTIEVYRSLKVLDGGIGVFCGSGGVEPQSETNWRYANDSEVSRVIYVNKLDRIGADFFRVVKQIKDVLGAYPLVMTLPIGREESFVGVVDLLTRKAWIWDNSGDPMNYEIKDVPADMADEVEKWRADLVEKVVEQDDEVMEKYLEGEEPDIDTLKRLIRKGTINLDFFPTYCGSSFKNKGVQLVLDAVVDYLPDPTEVKPQPEVDLEGHETGEFAIVDPDRPLRALAFKIMDDRYGALTFLRLYSGRLEKGMTVLNTFTGKTERIGRIVEMHANARNELDSAQAGDIVAVLGMKNVQTGHTLCDPDKPATLEPMVFPDPVISIAVSPKDKAGNEKMGVALGKMVQEDPSFHVETDQESGETILKGMGELHLDIKVDILKRTHGVEVNVGKPQVAYRETITRRVEDEYVHKKQTGGSGQYAKINYIIEPGETGSGFVFESTVTGGNVPREYWPAVEKGFKSMLGKGVLAGYPCVDFKVTLTDGGFHAVDSSAIAFEIAAQAAFRQSVPKAAPQLLEPIMKVDVFTPDAHVGDVIGDLNRRRGMIKSQEAGVTGVRIKAEVPLSEMFGYIGDLRTMTSGRGQFSMEFSHYMPCPKNVADEVIKEAQERVAKK from the coding sequence ATGACTGATTTATCGCGTTACCGAAACATAGGCATCTTCGCTCACGTCGACGCGGGCAAGACCACCACCACCGAACGGATTCTGAAACTCACCGGCAAGATCCACAAGATCGGCGAGGTGCACGATGGCGCCGCGACGACGGACTTCATGGAGCAGGAGCAGGAGCGCGGTATCACCATTCAGTCCGCGGCGACCACCTGTTTCTGGAAGGATCACCGCTTCAATATCATCGACACGCCCGGACACGTCGACTTCACCATCGAAGTCTACCGCTCGCTCAAGGTCCTCGACGGCGGCATCGGCGTGTTCTGCGGCTCCGGCGGCGTCGAACCCCAGTCGGAAACCAACTGGCGCTACGCCAATGACTCCGAGGTCTCCCGCGTCATCTACGTCAACAAGCTGGACCGGATCGGCGCCGACTTTTTCCGCGTGGTCAAGCAGATCAAGGACGTTTTGGGGGCCTACCCGCTGGTCATGACCCTGCCGATCGGCCGCGAGGAAAGCTTCGTCGGCGTAGTCGACCTGCTGACCCGCAAGGCCTGGATCTGGGACAACTCCGGCGACCCGATGAACTATGAGATCAAGGACGTCCCCGCCGACATGGCCGACGAGGTCGAAAAATGGCGCGCGGACCTGGTGGAAAAGGTCGTCGAGCAGGACGACGAGGTCATGGAAAAGTACCTGGAGGGCGAGGAACCGGACATCGACACCCTCAAGCGTCTGATCCGCAAGGGCACCATCAACCTGGACTTCTTTCCCACCTACTGCGGCTCCTCGTTCAAGAACAAGGGCGTGCAGCTGGTGCTGGACGCCGTGGTCGACTATCTGCCCGACCCGACCGAAGTCAAGCCGCAGCCCGAAGTGGACCTGGAAGGCCACGAAACCGGCGAATTCGCCATCGTCGATCCGGACCGTCCGCTGCGGGCCCTGGCGTTCAAGATCATGGACGACCGCTACGGCGCCCTGACCTTCCTGCGCCTGTACTCGGGCCGGCTGGAAAAAGGCATGACCGTCCTCAATACCTTTACCGGCAAGACCGAGCGCATCGGCCGCATCGTGGAGATGCACGCCAACGCCCGCAACGAGCTGGATTCCGCCCAGGCCGGCGACATCGTGGCCGTGCTGGGCATGAAGAACGTGCAGACCGGCCACACCCTGTGCGATCCGGACAAGCCGGCCACCCTGGAGCCGATGGTCTTCCCCGATCCCGTCATCTCCATCGCGGTATCGCCCAAGGACAAGGCGGGCAACGAGAAGATGGGCGTCGCACTGGGCAAGATGGTGCAGGAAGACCCGTCCTTCCACGTGGAAACCGACCAGGAGTCCGGCGAAACCATCCTCAAGGGCATGGGCGAGCTGCACCTCGACATCAAGGTCGACATCCTCAAGCGTACCCACGGCGTGGAGGTGAACGTCGGCAAACCGCAGGTGGCGTACCGCGAGACCATCACCAGGCGCGTCGAGGACGAGTACGTCCACAAGAAGCAGACCGGCGGTTCCGGCCAATACGCCAAGATCAACTACATCATCGAGCCCGGCGAAACGGGCTCGGGATTCGTGTTCGAATCCACCGTCACCGGCGGCAACGTGCCGCGCGAATACTGGCCGGCCGTTGAAAAAGGCTTCAAGAGCATGCTCGGCAAGGGTGTTCTTGCGGGTTACCCGTGCGTGGACTTCAAGGTCACCCTGACCGACGGTGGCTTCCACGCGGTGGACTCGTCGGCGATCGCCTTCGAAATCGCGGCTCAGGCGGCCTTCCGCCAGTCCGTGCCGAAAGCGGCTCCGCAGCTGCTGGAACCGATCATGAAAGTGGATGTGTTCACCCCGGACGCTCATGTGGGTGACGTGATCGGCGACCTGAACCGCCGCCGCGGCATGATCAAGTCCCAGGAAGCCGGCGTGACCGGCGTGCGCATCAAGGCCGAGGTACCGCTGTCCGAAATGTTCGGCTACATCGGCGACCTGCGCACCATGACGTCCGGTCGCGGCCAGTTCTCCATGGAGTTCTCGCACTACATGCCGTGCCCGAAGAACGTCGCGGACGAAGTCATCAAGGAAGCCCAGGAACGCGTGGCCAAGAAATAG
- a CDS encoding calcium:proton antiporter, with product MYKRLRLGKLFRDHVFVILGWLIWIALQLSGHKFGDGDSLGTLAAGSALTFCIMLGCVFSVVRSADELAELLDEPYGTLVLTLSATAIEVSLMLMVMAGGGQNPAMLRDTIFATLMVVLNGMVGVSLVSGGWINVEQSFNLRGALSFLHLIAPLSLLLLVLPNYTSSTDGPTLDPVQEAFLGLLCLLMYGVFLLIQTGRHRSYFANLSAVLDEEPEDNGNGNAAPALHRRRGAILHGAMNLLAALLPVVLLAEHLGSVIDFAIERSHTPAALGGLVVAALVLLPEGVGAQRAAALNLMQRAVNICLGSALATIGLTVPTIVVAASLQGHALTLGLDGAQETLLYATLLVSVMTFVSGSANVLQGLVHLMLFVAYLFFVFVP from the coding sequence ATGTACAAGCGTTTAAGGCTTGGGAAGCTGTTCCGCGACCACGTTTTCGTCATCCTGGGCTGGCTCATCTGGATTGCCCTTCAACTCAGCGGCCACAAGTTCGGGGACGGCGACAGCCTGGGAACGCTGGCCGCAGGCTCCGCGCTGACCTTTTGCATCATGCTGGGCTGCGTGTTTTCGGTGGTGCGATCTGCCGACGAGCTGGCCGAACTGCTCGATGAACCCTACGGCACGCTGGTCCTGACCCTGTCGGCCACCGCCATCGAGGTCAGCCTGATGCTGATGGTCATGGCCGGTGGCGGCCAGAATCCCGCGATGCTGCGCGACACCATCTTCGCCACCCTGATGGTCGTCCTCAACGGCATGGTCGGCGTGTCCCTGGTCAGCGGCGGATGGATCAACGTCGAACAGTCGTTCAACCTGCGCGGCGCCCTGTCGTTCCTGCACCTCATCGCCCCTCTCTCGCTGCTGCTGCTGGTGCTTCCGAACTATACCAGCAGCACGGACGGGCCGACTCTGGATCCCGTTCAGGAAGCGTTCCTGGGGCTGCTTTGCCTGCTGATGTACGGGGTGTTCCTGCTCATCCAGACCGGCAGGCACCGCTCCTATTTCGCCAACCTGAGCGCCGTCCTGGACGAAGAGCCCGAGGACAACGGCAACGGCAATGCTGCCCCGGCATTACACCGACGCCGCGGCGCCATCCTTCATGGGGCGATGAACCTCCTGGCCGCGCTGCTGCCCGTCGTCCTGCTCGCGGAGCACCTCGGATCGGTCATCGATTTCGCCATCGAGCGATCCCACACGCCGGCGGCCCTCGGCGGGCTCGTGGTCGCGGCACTGGTCCTTTTGCCGGAAGGTGTCGGCGCCCAGCGGGCGGCCGCGCTGAATCTGATGCAACGGGCGGTCAACATCTGCCTGGGGTCGGCGCTCGCCACCATCGGCCTGACCGTGCCGACGATCGTGGTGGCCGCCAGCCTCCAAGGGCATGCGCTGACCCTCGGCCTGGACGGCGCTCAGGAAACCCTGCTGTACGCCACCCTTCTGGTCTCGGTCATGACGTTCGTCAGCGGATCCGCCAACGTCCTGCAAGGCCTGGTTCACCTCATGCTGTTCGTAGCGTACCTGTTTTTCGTATTCGTTCCCTGA
- the orn gene encoding oligoribonuclease, with amino-acid sequence MAQDAQNLIWIDLEMTGLDTQNDAIIEIATIITDSQLNVLAEGPVLAIHQPESVLERMDDWNRKQHGESGLIERVRRSTVDEAEAERLTLGFVGEWVPPNESPICGNSICQDRRFLARCMPRLEAYFHYRNLDVSTLKILVERWAPALKEGLRKQSAHRALDDIRESIAELRYYRDTVLKI; translated from the coding sequence ATGGCTCAGGACGCACAAAATCTCATCTGGATCGATCTGGAAATGACCGGGTTGGATACCCAGAACGACGCCATCATCGAAATCGCCACCATCATCACCGACAGCCAGCTCAACGTGCTCGCCGAAGGCCCGGTACTGGCGATCCACCAGCCGGAATCGGTGCTGGAGCGCATGGACGACTGGAACCGCAAGCAGCATGGCGAGTCCGGGCTGATCGAGCGGGTGCGGCGCAGCACGGTCGACGAAGCCGAGGCCGAACGGCTGACGCTTGGTTTCGTCGGCGAATGGGTACCGCCGAACGAGTCCCCCATCTGCGGCAACAGCATCTGCCAGGACCGCCGCTTCCTCGCCCGCTGCATGCCCAGGCTGGAGGCGTATTTCCACTACCGCAACCTCGACGTGTCGACGCTGAAGATCCTGGTCGAGCGCTGGGCGCCGGCGCTGAAGGAAGGCTTGCGGAAGCAGAGCGCCCATCGGGCGCTCGACGACATCCGCGAATCCATCGCGGAACTGCGGTATTACCGCGACACCGTGCTCAAGATCTGA
- a CDS encoding M48 family metallopeptidase — MNTFTSLFLAALAVSSGIEYWLARRQANHVRLHRDRVPDAFRDSVSLEEHRKAADYTLAKGNLDDVGRIVGIAILLGFTLGGGIDAIAAFWNGFGLAPIATGVGVVLTTLLASQLLELPLRVYQTFWVEERFGFNRTTPRQFMIDLGLQTALSVVIGGPLLALILWVMDSAGTHWWIIAWAILMAFSILMSWAFPTFIAPLFNKFTPLADVTLKTRIEALLERCGFHSKGIFVMDGSKRSGHGNAYFTGIGNNKRIVFFDTLVDSLNHDEIEAVLAHELGHFKRRHVLKMLAGTSLVTLAGFGLLGWLSGEAWFYQGLGVSEQSNAIALLLFMLVSPVFSVFLQPLMAYVQRRYEFEADDFAASHTRTRYLINALVKLYRENASTLTPDPLYAAFHYSHPPAAIRIDHLTAKI, encoded by the coding sequence ATGAATACCTTCACCTCCCTGTTCCTGGCGGCCCTGGCCGTCTCCTCCGGCATCGAATACTGGCTGGCCCGGCGCCAGGCCAACCATGTGCGCCTGCATCGCGATCGTGTGCCGGACGCGTTCCGGGACAGCGTGTCGCTGGAGGAGCACCGGAAAGCGGCGGACTATACCCTGGCCAAGGGCAACCTGGACGACGTGGGGCGGATCGTCGGCATCGCGATTCTGCTGGGATTCACCCTGGGCGGAGGGATCGACGCCATCGCCGCATTCTGGAACGGTTTCGGGCTTGCACCGATCGCCACCGGGGTCGGCGTCGTACTGACGACGCTGCTGGCTTCCCAGCTGCTGGAGCTCCCGCTGAGGGTCTACCAGACCTTCTGGGTCGAGGAGCGCTTCGGCTTCAACCGCACCACGCCGCGCCAGTTCATGATCGACTTGGGGCTACAGACCGCGCTTTCCGTGGTCATCGGCGGCCCCTTGCTGGCGCTGATCCTGTGGGTGATGGACAGCGCGGGCACGCACTGGTGGATCATCGCCTGGGCCATCCTGATGGCGTTCTCTATCTTGATGAGCTGGGCCTTCCCGACTTTCATCGCCCCCTTGTTCAACAAATTCACCCCGCTCGCGGACGTGACGCTCAAGACGCGCATCGAGGCTCTACTCGAACGCTGCGGCTTCCATAGCAAGGGCATCTTCGTCATGGACGGCTCCAAGCGCTCCGGCCACGGCAATGCCTATTTCACCGGCATCGGCAACAACAAGCGCATCGTGTTCTTCGACACCCTGGTCGACTCGCTCAACCATGACGAGATCGAAGCCGTGCTCGCCCACGAACTCGGCCATTTCAAGCGCCGCCACGTGCTGAAGATGCTGGCCGGCACGTCGCTGGTGACGCTGGCCGGCTTCGGCCTGCTCGGCTGGCTGAGCGGCGAGGCCTGGTTCTACCAAGGTCTCGGTGTCAGTGAGCAATCCAACGCCATCGCTTTGCTGCTGTTCATGCTGGTGTCGCCGGTGTTCTCGGTCTTCCTTCAGCCGCTCATGGCCTATGTGCAGCGGCGCTACGAATTCGAGGCCGACGATTTCGCCGCCAGCCATACCCGCACCCGCTATCTCATCAACGCCTTGGTGAAGCTCTACCGCGAGAACGCCAGCACCCTCACCCCGGACCCGCTGTACGCCGCTTTCCACTACAGCCACCCGCCCGCCGCGATACGCATCGACCACCTGACCGCGAAAATCTAG